The Amblyomma americanum isolate KBUSLIRL-KWMA chromosome 3, ASM5285725v1, whole genome shotgun sequence genome window below encodes:
- the MagR gene encoding iron-sulfur cluster assembly 1 homolog MagR, whose translation MASKFTATVRAVGSKRLNVPQRAALVLTKAAVDRVKALLAEKKDVIGLRVGVKHRGCNGLTYILDYATEKGKFDAEVQQDGVKVFIDSKAQLTLLGTEMDYVETELSSEFVFNNPNVKGTCGCGESFTV comes from the coding sequence ATGGCATCGAAATTTACAGCAACCGTGCGTGCGGTGGGCTCTAAGCGGCTTAACGTGCCACAGCGTGCTGCGCTGGTACTTACCAAAGCAGCCGTGGATCGCGTTAAGGCCTTGTTAGCCGAAAAGAAAGACGTCATCGGTCTGAGAGTTGGCGTCAAACACCGCGGTTGCAATGGCCTCACGTACATCTTGGACTATGCCACCGAGAAGGGCAAGTTCGACGCCGAAGTGCAACAGGATGGTGTGAAGGTTTTCATCGATTCTAAGGCTCAACTCACTCTTCTTGGCACGGAGATGGACTACGTTGAAACGGAGCTGTCCAGTGAATTTGTTTTCAACAACCCAAATGTGAAAGGAACTTGTGGCTGTGGAGAGAGCTTTACTGTGTGA